TTTATGACTTGATAAAGATGTGTACAAAAAGCCAACAGCCGCTGCCCATTTATGACTCGATTGTCGCACGATAGACAATATCtcttgtaaaataattagtacatTACATACTAGTCTTTATTAAtccatttcattaaaaaaaatggatgaaaatattaaattttaattactcTAATCCcgataaaaatgaaatatatttttttttgaagcCAATCGGAAGGGTTGACATCTCACCacatttgatgaaatgaatcaaACTGAACGTCGCCATATTTATTTATACAATCAAAAGAAATCGAATACGGTGTGATCGCCATTGATTCGATGACCAGACAGACCATTTCTTATGGctaaagaaaagaataaaaaggaaataaaacTAAAGGAACGATAGTCAGCATCACGTCCGGGGAATGACGCGACGAAGTCTTTCGTCATCGCCGACGTCGGCTGGTGCGTTCGAAAACCTCGCCGTGCTTTGTGTAACGTTGTAGAATCGGCGGCGACTCGGTTGGGCTTTTGACTTGATTTAAAGATCACGTCATGGTTGCCGTCTTCGTGCACGACCCGATAACGCCGTCGGGTGACCGCGGTTTCAGAATCGCTCGAATCGaaatcgaatatatatatatatatatatatatatatagtcgaaTGATTTTGATCTTAAAATTTCGACTGATCGATCATTGGACTTTTAAAtctctatttatattttatttttattttttaattttaaattagaacAATCAATTTTGATTCTCATATCAAATTTTAGGAATTCGAATCATCACTCTTAATGATCATATATAATTCACATAATTATTATACAGATATTTTATTTTAGCTCGACGCTAGTAAATGTCACGTATCTCAAAGCACAAGCGGGTCCGGTGGAAAATTAGATCGGCAGAGCCCAATGGGCTGCTTCGAGCTGCCCCATGTGGAAAATTCAACAGGTGGGCCAGAGGAGATGAGGGAGGCTACATTAAAATGCACTAACGAAGACTGGCCCAAATTGACTTTTAGACCGAATCCAGAGGTCAAAACTGGACCTGCCTATAATATATTATTGTCCTTTTTATATTGTTTTAGAATGTCCCTTTTGATGTTTTATAGATTTATTATCATATTCTGATAACTTTTTATTTGTTGAAGGAAGTAGCagtcagagagagagaaagagagaggttgggtgaaatttgttgtgtgtaaaaattattattcttattattaatgaaaaatagggattttaattttaagatttatTTGCATATGTAACATGTCTTGATTAACTTAAATTTGAATTTATTTGTTGTTTTActgtatatttttctttaaatttgatttttttataaaaaatatttactataCTATATGCATATTTGGCTTtattatttaagaataaaaaatattattattcttttgttCATCTATTATTTGATGAGTTGTTTAGCTACCAGTGGAGGGGATTGCATTTAGTCCAAAACCTCAAACATAAAAAGTCCTTCAGGAgagaaacaacaacaaaaattgaggaGGCTTTTTTGGGCAATTCCTCTTACTGCATTGGCACCCCCCCAAGTGCCATGCTTTCTTTTGCACAAACAAAAAAGCAGTCTTTGTGATCTCAGTCTGCAATGCCTTTTCAGATTTGATTGCTTTGAGCATTGAAATCAAAAGCAGAGTAACCAAAGTTTCATGAACTTCTTTTCCTGCTAAATGGCCAAAGTTATCACCTTTCAGTCTTTTCACAAAGATCAAATCTCGACTCACTTTATCATCAATCTTAACAAATACTTTTTTAACTCTGGAAGAATCAAGCTGCATCCTCTCAGCAATCCCCATCTGTTCAGCACCAATTACCAGAAGAATATGTTGACAAAGAAGATTGCAACAAGCCAACTGCATCAAGAATATATTAGGTGAGCTAATGTTTGATTTTACAAACTGAACTATTGATTGATTTGCAACTTCTCCTACTTCTGACACTGCATCtaacaaaagattaaaaaaaaaaaaaaaacagccaaCTACCTTCTTCACAGAATTGTTAATTGCACCAGCCGGGTTAACACTGCACACCCGAAGAAATCTAACCAAATCAACAATGCATTTTAAACACTCTACATCCAACATATTGCATAAAGTTAGTGCATAATCATACACAAGGGCCTCTCTCCCTCGAGAAagcacaaaaccaccttccagaaTCAAGTTACAAATTATTAACCCCCACGGACCTCCCTGTAGTCGCTATGAAATGTTCAGTCTGTCCGCCGCTGCCGTTGGCAATTCCAAATCAACACCACCTGCCTCCTCGCTTCCAATTGTATTCTCTTCCACCTTATGATTAGCATTAACCAAATTCCCTTCTCCCCCATCCGTTGATAAGTTAGTAGCTGCACATTCTTTGAATCTGTAACAGGTTACAACGTGATCATTGGTTATACCCGAGGCTTGCATGAAGGAATAGATGACTGTTGGACCGACACTCCTTAAACCCCTCCGCATCAGGTCTTTGCTTATAGCATCTGCTTTAGCAGATTTTACAGGGACCTGACGTGAGTTTCGGAATCCGCTCAAGATGGGTTTGTGGTTCACAAAGCTCCAACAATATCTATCAAATGATCCGAACTCCTCTATGATCTACATCAAAAGAGCAAAAGTCATGACACCCTTGATGATAATGGCATGACACCAAACAACAACTTTTCAGTGAATAGCACAAACAAAAACAAAGTTCCCCAAATATGCATGAGACAAGATTAGTAGGAAATCCATACCCATAAAGCTTCCAATGATCAGTGCACATACAGAAAGATCCAAAGAAAATATAGATCACATACTAAGAAATTATCGGAAATAATCAGAAGTTTCTATCATATAAATATACGAGCAGGAGATAACCCTATACACCAAATagaaccgagagagagagagagagagagacctttaTTACTTGGGGTGCATTTTCAATGATGGCCCGCAATTTTGGCTCTGACAATAAGGAGTTTGCAGTGCTTCCTGGGACTatgatttttttctcattgaGCTTGGAGACCAATGTTGGGTTGAAATCCATGAAAACCTCCCTtgaacatataccagaatattttAAGGTTGTGTACTCTTTAATAATTAAGTAGGGACATGTCACAGGTTACATTTACCTAAATAGGTGCCTCTTGCTCAGAATTGCAGGCCAAGTATGTTCAGCCAATGCACCTGACAATGAAAGCAACTCAAATAGTTTCCTGTAAATATTTTCAGATTGTCAGACCTCGAAAAGTTATATACCAaaccactgcaaacttctcaaattTACAATAGAGCGAGACGATGGATGAAATTGCATACTTGTCATCATGAACTGGTACCCCCCACTCTTCGTCATGGAAAACAGCATAACAAGGATCTGTTGTAATAGATAAATGAAGATCTTTTTCTCAGAATAGGAGCAGAGAGCGCGAAAAATGAATTAGCATtgaaaattcaaatcataaaGGACATAGAGATAGGTTGCTTAGATGAGTCTTAGCACCATGGTTAGGGTTGCTTCATTGCGACCACTAGTGTAAAACATTCAAACAACCTAACAGGATTTCTACATGTTTTGGCAAAGCTCAAATACTTTATCCTCCTAAAACCCCAGCTTGTAACAGCCTAAGCAGTGGAATGCCCTTTTAGTAATTATAAAGATATTAGAATACCCATTGACCATTTTAACATACTTTAAACTctaatcattttaaataattaCTACCTTGGTTAATGTTGGAAATGATACTTAGTCTCAACTATCATTAACATAAAACTTGATATAATATGCATCTTCCaaccaataaaaaaaaatcataatccagCAAGCTGTAAATTTTGACTTCTTGCTATTATTGATTGTGGTCAATCCTTTTTGTCATCCCACAATATCAGAACCATGTTCAGAAAAGGATAAAGAGGTCAATAAAGATCAAGTGGACCACGAGATATTGAAAAGTATGCAGAAAATGGGGATGAACAAAATAGCAAATACAACTAGAATGATCAGAGTGGATGATGTTCGATACAGAATATCAGATTGCTTGATGGATGGTGAATGCCACAGGATTTAATGTCATAATAGTATCTATAATACAAATAAAGTATATGATATTTTTGTTGGTCAACCCAATTTGGAGGAAGTCTCCAACTGCAGATATatcttcaaaaaataaaaaataggatAATTTGCAATAACTTGTAAAGACAAGCAAAACAATATCCAGAGTTCAGACCAGattctcaaaattgataataaaatCCTACATGCCATAAAATGCCAAGGAATGACAAGGAACCAAGGTGCAATTCATGGAGGATAGAATTGAAAGAAGAAATTGAAGGATGATCAAGGGAATAATTTCAGTGGAAAAGAGAGAATACACAACCAAAGAAGGTTATATGAGCACAATATCACAGTCTAATACACAGAAAACTAGGAAAGACTCTTCTGTTCCCAATTCACATACAGTGAGACACTTAAAATAACCATAAGCGACaaataacttgaaagcatgcagtCACAATTAGATTCAGGTGTAGAACATCTGTGATCAATAAATAACCCACCAATCTGGCGATAAAAACTGAGATCTTCCTAAAAATAAATAAGCTTTCCATTTTCACTTGACAAGATGATTTGTTTTCCATGTAAAGAAAGGGATCAATAGAATCAAAAAAGTTTCATGTATAAAAGAAATGAGTAGGAGCAACAActtcaataaagaaaaaaatgacaGAAAGTAGGAAGAAAAAATGGAAAACACTTATTGTGCTCTACAATCATGGATAAGATGACAAAGAACATGAAGAATCTGTAATGCTTATGGTCCCAATAAGGCTTACAAGCTACTGGATTCGATGGACAACTTATTTTAACACAAGAAAATATTGATTTCATGAACGTGGTCCCATGGACCCAGCCTTAATATTTTTTCATCACCTAACCTATGAGACCACTTCTATAATCTGAGAATCTTAACAAAATTTAAATGTATACCACCAAAAAAAGTAGAACTGTGTTGAAACTGGTGCAGTACATGCCTTAGCTGCTACAGGTTTCCAATCTGACAAAAGCTTggaaaaaatccaaaaaattcaAGACAGAAAAAATTGTTGGTTGGAATAAAATGGTATTACAAATGAAGGTACAATAAGCGTTTGAAATATTCAGTGAACTATTGCAGCATCGAAGGTTTTCACTCATAATCTATTCCAAAAAAAAGAGCTTACAAAATCATTCAAGAGCCTGTAACCCAACATTTTCAAGCAATTATAAGTATGCATCTATAGCAAAAACTTTACCATTTGTGAGAAAGGTATTTAACAAAAATGATGAACAACCAAACTAAAAGGACAAGCATTACTAAATCCCAATAGGACTACAACAGTACCCTTTGCATTAACCAAGGTTCTGAACGTCTGCAGATACAAATAGACAAAAGCTATTAAATTGAAGATCtgataagaagaaagaagaaagaagaagaatgacttctcatttttgttcagCAAAATGCATTACCCCGCTTAACCTTTAAGGTTGGGAGGACATTAGCAAAAATATGTATTCTATGATTAACATATAAGGTGAAATGAGATTCACAAATGTCAAGCAGCAGCATAAATTCACAACCGGATGGCGAGGAAACGTACCAGTATTTGGAGTCACCCAGGCGCACCTCCTCTTCCCATCCAAGTACTCCGGTGGCGGCATTGTCGTACCATCAGGAACCATCTTTTCCAGCCTCACGCCAATCTTCTCTGGCTTTGAAACGATCCGCCTCGGCCTCCTCAAGAAGCTTGAACTTCCGATCCTCCCAGTAGACGCCCGGCTACAGAATGAGTCCACAGAAGCATCCGAGCAGCATGAAGCATTAAGCGACAAGTTGGACCGCAGAAGTAGTTCGTGCCTTCTCAATGCCGAAGCAGCATTAGGAGACGGCGATGATGAATCAGCAAGAGAAGTTGAAGACTGCTTCTCATCTAAAAGCTCCGGCTCCACTTTCTCCGCCTTCCTCGAGGACTTCAAACCAGTCTTCCGAGCCGCAACCACCAACCTAGCCTTGTTCCCGGCAGGCCCGAGCACCGGCTTCGCCTCCGGTTCGTCAACATTCATGGACCGCACCTTGGGCGCCCCCGACATGGAAACCTCTCCTTGCCCAACGAATCAAACAGGGATGGGGCTCAGTCCAACTTCCCGAGCTAAAAATCCTCTCTTTTCCTCGAAAAAGTAACAACCCTTTCACAACACCCCTCCTTTCCTATCCACAGATCTCGGTGAGCACAGGAAAAACCCCACCGTTTCCACCCAAATCAAGCAAGGACGGGGCACAATCCAACTTCCAAAGCCCAAGATCATCACTCTTTTGCAGAAACCCCCTACCGTAACGAACCAAAACTTCAAATCGACACCGAGGACACCGTAAGCTTCACCAGAACTTCGCGACCACCGCACGAACCCTCGCGAGAGCACGGACTCCGTCCGACGCTGCCGAAACAGACCGCCGTGTACTCACGGGAGCCCTCCACAGCCGGAGCTCCGACGAGGGGTCACCTCGACCACTCCTGCTGCATCAACGCCCGTGCCGCGAACCGATCGCTGGAGGAACCCACTTCGATCCAGCCCTTCGGAGCCCTGCTACTTCTCCTCCTcggcgaggggggggggggtggagggCGTTCCACAATTTAAAACGGGGTGACCGGGAGACGGGGCAGCGCCACCGGCTGTAGCCCGTGGCATTGTCGGGAGGCAGTCACTGGCGCCTTCCGCGGCCGCGTGAATCAGGTCGTTACTACCCAAATGCCATCCCATTTTTATTGTATTTACGTAACTACCACCTTCGTATGCATATAGCCGTCAACTGCTCCGTCGACATAAGATGAAATTACGTATATATCCATCTGTAAAGTTAGAAATTTCAGTATTTATCTCTAAATTTAATGTATGGCGAGTTCTTTTTCTTTCATGCGTCTCCCATTTGCTGTAATCCCTAAAGTATATAATCTATGCGATACATCGTATGAATAGATTGGTAGAGTAAATCGGTCCAAAtctttagttataatattttttatatatttttaatatttttcagttATTCTTTTACtaataaacataaatatttttatttttaatatccaaCATCGataaaatgataagttaggtCGGTCGAATAACATCGACAACAAGCATAGAGATAACAATCATTAATGAGACAACGAAAATAAATGATTacgaagaagaaaaaataaataaataaaaatgataactaaaataataataataataatatagtattattattttttaaaattttatcaaagAGATTGTTAATAGTAAAAAAAGATATGGTGAATAGTAACTTTTTTTAATAGGCTTAATAGaggtatcaaaaatattataagaaaaataCTAACTAACATGAAAATCTTTTTGTTtgattattattcttatttttaaaCCAATAAGTAAATtcttattttgaaactctattttTGTACACGAGTTGATTTTTATTgagttttatatttatttatttaagtcATAATGTTTTTAAGAGATTTACAACGTTTTGATTGATACATTAAAAACACTATAAGTATATTCAATAAtattaaatcttatatatatatatatatatatatatatatatatatatatatatatatatatatatatgtatgtatgtatgtatgtatgttactCTGATTATTTCGTTACGAGATAATTTAGAAATTAGAATAAATAAGCAACACTCTTTGATGTATCTCTCAAAAACAATTTTACTTTCTAAACAAAATTGCTGAAAAGTttattgatattatttatatttattttatttcactCTTAAATCCCGATGATCTTTCGATCATCTATTAATCAATAACTCAAtcccttctctttctcctcaaGAATCCATCAAATCTCTCTCTAATTCGATTGGTTATTTATGCTCCAacatttctttcttttatcacaTCTCAATCATCCATTAATGTCGACGTACGAGATGTGATAGATTGGGTGACGACCACGTCGATATGTAGGCCATGAGATAACATAAACTATTTGAAAGTTAATTATCCTTAATTCCTTCGAATTTTCACACATTTATATAGTTGAAAAGATTCTCGAGAAAATTCTCATTTTTCTTAATACTTTGAATAACTTAGCCAcgtatcttttctttttttttatgaatcagttcagtttttatattatattataatatttttaatactatAACATAGTGTAAAATTAATGCAACACAATACAAAAAAtttgtaatatattttaataatta
This region of Musa acuminata AAA Group cultivar baxijiao unplaced genomic scaffold, Cavendish_Baxijiao_AAA HiC_scaffold_1108, whole genome shotgun sequence genomic DNA includes:
- the LOC135666556 gene encoding uncharacterized protein LOC135666556, with protein sequence MSGAPKVRSMNVDEPEAKPVLGPAGNKARLVVAARKTGLKSSRKAEKVEPELLDEKQSSTSLADSSSPSPNAASALRRHELLLRSNLSLNASCCSDASVDSFCSRASTGRIGSSSFLRRPRRIVSKPEKIGVRLEKMVPDGTTMPPPEYLDGKRRCAWVTPNTDPCYAVFHDEEWGVPVHDDKKLFELLSLSGALAEHTWPAILSKRHLFREVFMDFNPTLVSKLNEKKIIVPGSTANSLLSEPKLRAIIENAPQVIKIIEEFGSFDRYCWSFVNHKPILSGFRNSRQVPVKSAKADAISKDLMRRGLRSVGPTVIYSFMQASGITNDHVVTCYRFKECAATNLSTDGGEGNLVNANHKVEENTIGSEEAGGVDLELPTAAADRLNIS